The DNA segment ATCGGTGTATAACTATCTAATCATATCTTGGAATGCATAAGTATGATGTGCTATCTCATTCGCCATCCTGTTTTATTTGATATGCCTATAAAGATATCAAAATATGAGACTAAAGCTCTAGTTTATTGTCGATAAAGCTGAAGTTCGGAGCATGTTGAATAATCTTGGTCAGACTTCGTCGGTTCGTCCCAATCTCTCTTGAAGGATAGCTGAGGTTCGGACCATCTCCTCCGGTTCGTCTTGCCTCAACTCGTCTAACCCGTCCATGTCTTGATCAAGATCCTCATCCGGTTCTTGTCTTCCCATGGTCACTCCTCCTTTTTGCTGAAAGTTAAAGCCCGTGAACTGCCGGACTCGAAGATATGTTGTTGTTGCAATATGTTTTGGTTGTATATTCTCATTTTAATGTACTAATATGcatcctaaaaaaaaaaattctcttggAATAGAACATATATACctagccaaaaaaaaatataacctgGAAGTGTAGCGATGGTGCAACATGGAAATTGAGCACAAGATACATAGGTATAACTTATAAGTGTGATTTATTTTTAGCAAATATGATAACAATGCTCGCAAGAATTGGTTCCCTCCTTTTATATCATTCATGTGTTATGTACATAcgagaaattatataattataaggaACGAATAATATAGAAGCAAGGATCAAGGCTTGAAAGAGacataaaatgataaatgataggaaaaaaatatacacaaaagAGGGCATGGGAATTTATAGAACCAAAGTGCAATGCACTTCGGGTCGTCGGTCGACCCATCTCCTTGATTGTCTCCACCTATTTTCCATTTCCCCACTACATAAGTATTATTAATTATTCCatactttttaaaatagtaGAAAAATCATCACTAGTAGATCAAGAAATATTAGCAAAGCTGTTTCGTACTAAACTCatgaataaataaacaaaattctaTATTCATATAAAGCCTTGTTTtagttttcttaattttgtaGTTTCTGAAGAGCATACACCGGATCCATCATccatttgattttttctttcttttcatccatccatttgattttttagttgtctttttggagtttttgtaaactaaacGAGCAAATATCATTTCATTTATATAGTTTCCGCTTCCTTACTTTCTTAGATTCATACTCTAATCTGTAAGTATAATCGGAAGTCACTATGAAAGAGATGCAAATCATAGTTGCTTCCTTACATCAACTAtgtaaatcatcgatcaaagtGGGATTTTacatacttttaaaattatattatggtTGTATTTCGTATAAATATGCACTAATTTAGATTGGATAATCAACCCCCGCAAGCCAGACTTTTGTAGCACATGCATGTTCAAAGAAAACGTAGACATATTTATTAAAGTcgataataaaattaaaaaaaaaagtgatgggGTCAGGTCAGTCTCGGTGCATGATAACTCTATACACGTTCTCTACCACTTCACTATCTCTCTATTAAAGCCTTCAACCAGTGAGCACTTACTGAGTGAGCGAATCTGAGTTAAAAGTCCGAGTTCAAGTGTGTGTGTGACTCGTAGTAATGGACGTCTACGGCCTATCTTCACCAGACTTGCTTCCTATCGACGACCTTCTCGACTTCTCCAAGGACGAAATCTTCTCATCTTCCTCCACCTTCGTTTCATCCGCTACTTCTTCCGCCGCATCTTCTTCGGAAAACCCTTTTAACTTCCCCTCACCCACCTCCACTTCCTTCCAcacttctcctcctcctcctcccctcACTGATTTCGCCCATGATCTCTGTGTTCCCGTAAGTTCAAAACTCAGTTCCATTGCGCATATTCTCTATCGTCAGGGCCTGTCCTAAAATTTTATGGACTTGAAATAATTACGGAATAAAATACTCAATGATCAATACAGATTTATCTAGAGCGGGACGATTTACTAATCACTAAAAATTTAGAAGCGgaatgatttatatataaaaccaTTGAAATTTTAGAAATGGAAAAGAATGTCTTGTTATGTACATGATCAGCTCTATCTATAGACTATAGTCTATAGTCACCTTATGGTTTCGaatttgatttttgttattatttctatttttgatgcAGAGTGACGACGCAGCTCATCTAGAATGGTTATCAAGATTCGTGGACGACTCTTTCTCTGATTACCCAGCGAATCCATTAACCATGACCGTCAGGCCTGAGACGTCATTCACGGGAAAACCAAGAAGCCGTCGATCAAGAGCCACAGCACCTTCCGTAACCGGAACATGGGCACCGACGCCAGAAGCAGAGCTTTGTCACTCCGTCGCAAAACGTAGGCCCACCAAGAAACTCGAAGCGGCGGAGGGAGGCGGAGCGAGGAGGTGCACGCACTGCGCGTCAGAGAAAACGCCTCAGTGGAGGACGGGACCGCTCGGGCCTAAAACGCTTTGCAACGCCTGTGGAGTTCGTTGTTGAAGACAGAGCACTAAACGGTACAGTTTTGGCGGCAGATTACAAAGACAAACAGAAGATGGGCCACGAGCTGAAGCCCAAACATCAAACACACTCCAAAGGCCCGGAATTTGAAATCACCGCGGCTCAACGGCTAGCTTCGTGTAATGAAGACAAGAAACTGAAAAGCAAAGTACAAGGACAGAAGACCATGACGATTGCATGTACTGAAGATCATAATGGTCTGAAGCTGTCCAATCGATTTGCAGCCCTTGATATCTAGAGAGCAATGTGATCTTGACATCTGTCCTAAGTCATTAGGTTTCTAGGGTTTTCAGTTTCTTGTATAAATAAGCAAGCTTGTAAACGTTAACATTATCAAGAAATGAATGAAGTTCAGTAAAGCTTAAAGCTTCCTTCTTATCATTCTTGTCAAATCTGAAACcttttacatggtatcagagcaccaTGGATAACAGATCTATGGAACCATATACTCCACCCTCTCTTAAACTCACAAATGCTGTTACAGTCAAACTCACCGAGAAGAACTACATCTTGTGGAAACGGCAGTTTGAAGCTTTTCTCAACGGACAGAGGTTACTTGGTTTTGTCACCGGATCAACTCCTCAACCACCTCCTACAATACCAGCTCCGACGATAAATGGTACAACAACTCCTGCTCCAAACCCTGACTATGCGCTTTGGTTCCAAACTGACCAAGCTATACAGTCATGGCTTCTTGGTTCGTTCTCCGAAGACGTTCAGAGCTCAGTGGTTCATTGTACCAGTTCATTTGAGATCTGGATGACCCTTGCGAGTCATTTCAACCGACCAACATCGGCCAGGCTGTTTGAGCTGCAGAGAAAACTTCAGACTACCGTCAAACAAGACAGATCTATGGATGACTACCTTCGTGACATCAAAACGATTTGCGACCAACTCACTTCAATAGGGCATCCTGTTGATGAAAGGATGAAGATTTTTGCGGTGTTGTTGGGTCTTGGAAAAGAATATGAGCCAATCAAAACAAGCATTGAAGGTTCTATGGATACTCAGTATCACCCTACTTTCGAAGATGTGGTTCCACGACTGGTTGCATTCGATG comes from the Brassica napus cultivar Da-Ae chromosome A7, Da-Ae, whole genome shotgun sequence genome and includes:
- the LOC106353113 gene encoding GATA transcription factor 4-like, with the translated sequence MDVYGLSSPDLLPIDDLLDFSKDEIFSSSSTFVSSATSSAASSSENPFNFPSPTSTSFHTSPPPPPLTDFAHDLCVPSDDAAHLEWLSRFVDDSFSDYPANPLTMTVRPETSFTGKPRSRRSRATAPSVTGTWAPTPEAELCHSVAKRRPTKKLEAAEGGGARRCTHCASEKTPQWRTGPLGPKTLCNACGVRFKSGRLVPEYRPASSPTFVLTQHSNSHRKVMELRRQKEQLESAVHLLPFQPQ